Proteins from a genomic interval of Leptospira bandrabouensis:
- the mnmA gene encoding tRNA 2-thiouridine(34) synthase MnmA, with amino-acid sequence MKEKEKIIVAMSGGVDSAVAAGLLMEAGYDVIGVNLRTWEYEAPACDTTKKSCCSPEDIRDARDVGLSLNIPFYVIKMEKVFGERVIDRFINDYKDGRTPNPCVECNTFVKFGALFEQAKILGIEKIATGHYARVVEVDGRYAIRNAVDMKKNQAYYLYGLSQENIKNTVFPLGEMDKAQVREIAKRMGLPVAEKPESQEICFIPENDYRSFLKKKGMEFTPGFFKLASGQIIGKHQGKEGFTIGQRKGLGIAWKNPLYVLAIEDDGTVVLGEEEETVSESFILEEITYQALSPMEVGDTKEMKVQIRYRSAPVHCKVTSLGNTWKVEFLEDVKSVTPGQSATFYETNGDYLLAGGIIQKGSITRKVKTNFVLEAESVTI; translated from the coding sequence GTGAAAGAAAAAGAAAAAATCATAGTAGCGATGAGTGGTGGGGTAGATAGCGCTGTGGCCGCAGGACTTCTTATGGAAGCAGGTTACGATGTGATCGGTGTCAACCTACGTACGTGGGAATATGAAGCACCAGCTTGTGATACCACTAAAAAATCCTGCTGTTCTCCCGAAGACATTCGTGATGCACGTGATGTAGGTCTTTCTTTAAACATTCCTTTTTATGTAATTAAAATGGAAAAGGTATTTGGAGAACGAGTCATCGACCGTTTTATTAATGATTATAAAGATGGAAGGACACCAAACCCCTGTGTAGAATGTAACACCTTTGTGAAGTTTGGTGCTCTTTTCGAACAAGCCAAAATATTAGGCATAGAAAAAATTGCCACAGGCCACTATGCACGTGTCGTCGAGGTGGATGGACGTTACGCAATCCGTAATGCTGTTGACATGAAAAAAAACCAAGCGTACTATTTGTACGGTTTGTCCCAAGAAAATATTAAAAATACAGTTTTCCCTCTTGGTGAAATGGACAAAGCACAGGTGCGTGAAATCGCAAAACGAATGGGTCTTCCTGTAGCGGAAAAACCAGAATCTCAAGAAATTTGTTTTATCCCTGAAAATGATTATAGATCTTTTTTGAAGAAGAAGGGAATGGAGTTCACTCCAGGATTTTTCAAACTAGCCTCAGGCCAGATCATTGGCAAACACCAAGGAAAAGAAGGATTCACAATCGGCCAAAGAAAAGGACTTGGAATCGCTTGGAAAAATCCATTATATGTTTTGGCCATCGAAGATGACGGAACAGTTGTGCTTGGGGAAGAAGAAGAAACGGTTTCCGAATCTTTTATTTTGGAAGAGATTACCTACCAAGCACTTAGCCCAATGGAAGTGGGTGACACAAAAGAAATGAAAGTCCAAATTCGTTACAGAAGTGCACCTGTTCATTGTAAGGTGACTTCACTTGGAAATACTTGGAAAGTGGAATTTTTGGAAGATGTAAAAAGTGTAACTCCTGGACAATCTGCTACATTTTATGAAACGAATGGGGATTATCTGCTGGCTGGTGGGATCATTCAAAAAGGTTCCATTACAAGAAAGGTAAAAACAAACTTTGTCTTAGAGGCGGAGAGCGTTACCATTTGA
- a CDS encoding alpha-hydroxy-acid oxidizing protein — protein MKSVEGKTILIIGGGLLQVPIIQTAKTMRLHTVVADMNPSSIGFQIADESIVMSTKDVEGMVRESKKFAQNSPIHGVITAGTDASMTVAAVASALQLPGIRFVDAEAASNKVKMRQRLKEFGMPIPRFAAVWSLLDAKEALDSLTFPLVMKPADNMGARGVIKVNHKDDLPSAFRHAKRFCPTGELILEEYMEGPELSVDALAFQGQIRMTGIADRIIEREPYFIEVGHNMPSAMPKEILDEVERVMAGGMRALGIHLGAGKGDIKVTKEGVKIGEIAARLSGGFMSAFTYPLSTGVNLNRAALLISLGETPDNLDPVLNRVSIERSLLSKPGKLISIGGVEEIKKIDGVSEVFIQSKPGDIIKEPTNNIDKSGHVIIVADNLKDAEVVFEKVKQTIRFEVDEQFSITEKEIGDQARIRFGKDICWVCKQCDGSNCASGIPGMGGVGRMETFHDNSVALSEYSILPGYIRDHIIPEIHTKFLGYDLKTPIMAAPMTGVGTNMNFVMTDSDYANLVVRSFIQNGSLAWLGDGASPEKYKIMLEALKKSSGKGILICKPREDESMLVDRFLEAEADGVFALGMDIDAVNFKTMVQKNLSSITRPLDRLVRLKEKTKLPFILKGIMNPEDAKLAVEGGFSSIVVSNHGGRVLDGMPGTARVLPKIAEAVKGKIPLLVDGGIRSGMDVFKMLALGADAVLLGRPVAISLVGGEEAGIRFLLQKYSEELKQSMSVTGAKTLVDIKRTMLLHKLHG, from the coding sequence TTGAAATCGGTAGAAGGTAAAACAATCCTCATCATTGGAGGGGGATTGTTACAAGTTCCCATCATCCAAACGGCAAAAACCATGCGACTCCATACAGTCGTAGCTGATATGAATCCATCTTCCATTGGATTTCAAATTGCAGACGAATCCATTGTCATGTCCACAAAGGATGTGGAAGGAATGGTTCGAGAATCGAAGAAATTTGCCCAAAATTCGCCGATTCATGGAGTAATCACTGCAGGAACCGATGCTAGTATGACGGTGGCTGCTGTGGCCTCTGCTTTACAACTGCCAGGAATTCGTTTTGTGGATGCAGAGGCGGCATCTAACAAAGTAAAGATGCGTCAAAGGCTAAAGGAATTCGGAATGCCAATTCCTCGTTTTGCAGCTGTTTGGTCTCTATTGGATGCCAAAGAAGCCCTGGATTCATTGACCTTTCCTTTGGTAATGAAACCAGCTGACAATATGGGAGCTCGTGGTGTCATCAAGGTAAATCATAAAGATGACTTACCTTCTGCTTTTCGACATGCAAAACGGTTTTGTCCTACCGGTGAATTGATTTTAGAAGAATATATGGAAGGTCCTGAACTTTCCGTGGATGCCTTAGCCTTCCAAGGCCAAATTCGAATGACAGGTATTGCTGACAGGATCATCGAAAGAGAACCTTATTTTATTGAAGTAGGGCATAACATGCCTTCGGCGATGCCTAAGGAGATTTTGGACGAAGTGGAACGAGTGATGGCAGGCGGAATGCGGGCACTGGGTATCCATTTAGGTGCCGGAAAGGGTGATATCAAAGTCACAAAAGAAGGAGTCAAAATTGGGGAAATTGCGGCAAGACTTTCCGGTGGATTTATGTCTGCGTTTACCTATCCTTTATCTACTGGTGTCAATTTAAACCGTGCTGCCCTTCTTATTTCGCTTGGAGAAACTCCCGATAATTTAGATCCAGTTTTAAATCGAGTTTCCATCGAACGTTCGTTACTTTCTAAACCAGGAAAACTCATTTCCATAGGTGGAGTGGAAGAGATAAAAAAAATAGATGGAGTTTCTGAAGTTTTTATCCAATCAAAACCAGGGGATATAATTAAAGAACCTACCAATAACATTGATAAGTCGGGTCATGTCATCATTGTTGCTGATAATTTAAAAGATGCAGAAGTAGTTTTTGAAAAGGTCAAACAAACAATTCGTTTTGAAGTGGATGAGCAGTTTTCTATTACAGAAAAAGAGATAGGGGACCAAGCAAGAATTCGTTTTGGAAAAGATATTTGTTGGGTTTGTAAACAATGTGATGGAAGTAATTGTGCTTCCGGGATTCCGGGAATGGGCGGTGTGGGTCGCATGGAAACTTTCCATGACAACAGTGTTGCTCTTTCTGAATATTCCATTTTGCCGGGATATATCCGTGACCATATAATTCCTGAAATTCATACAAAGTTTTTAGGATACGATTTAAAAACTCCGATTATGGCAGCTCCTATGACTGGAGTGGGGACAAATATGAATTTTGTAATGACCGACTCCGATTATGCCAATCTGGTGGTTCGGTCCTTTATTCAAAATGGAAGTCTTGCATGGCTTGGAGATGGTGCCTCTCCTGAAAAATACAAAATCATGTTAGAAGCATTGAAAAAATCTTCTGGGAAAGGAATTTTAATTTGTAAACCAAGAGAAGATGAATCTATGTTAGTGGATCGTTTTTTGGAGGCAGAGGCGGACGGAGTGTTCGCTCTTGGGATGGATATTGATGCTGTCAATTTTAAAACGATGGTTCAGAAGAACTTATCGAGTATCACAAGACCACTTGATCGTTTGGTTCGTTTAAAAGAGAAAACAAAACTGCCATTTATTTTAAAAGGGATTATGAATCCAGAAGATGCGAAACTTGCGGTAGAAGGTGGATTTTCTTCTATCGTTGTTTCAAACCACGGAGGAAGGGTATTGGATGGAATGCCAGGAACCGCTCGTGTCCTTCCAAAAATTGCGGAAGCCGTAAAAGGTAAAATTCCTCTCCTTGTTGATGGAGGCATACGTTCCGGTATGGATGTTTTTAAAATGTTAGCACTAGGTGCAGATGCTGTTTTACTAGGACGACCTGTAGCCATTTCACTTGTTGGTGGAGAAGAAGCAGGAATTCGTTTTCTTTTACAAAAATATTCGGAAGAACTAAAACAATCAATGAGTGTTACCGGAGCCAAAACTTTGGTGGACATCAAGCGAACTATGTTGCTTCATAAACTTCACGGTTGA
- a CDS encoding PilZ domain-containing protein, giving the protein MDKEIKDPEGILKVITALFGKLPAYIVNSEKEYPVKIIALKNKALIINTNLKFPNRDRILTVVHNGSKFLAHFLVAGGDGNGIEILTPVKIQITAASRQGSRVEASQIQTGMVVSNIINVNDVSKAIGFDDKKVDAILLAYRTKLAKAFPLSSIFFAGRMDNRLRLMHHYDKDIFIVDRKEKSTASADFFPFDEYLRIFDNSKIPDSYSSEICVPIKYKGYVHLGYVQVLAEKPLDLEIYKQIQTFANAVSRDIISTGVFQESRDICQVMDLSMGGISFIHAPSRSFSRSVTLNGTILFDLNLEEGKRVTIRGIIKNIRNQETNFRVGCQFYNLTEKDIEILGEFLDAGKTAEGENAESENPQEPNSEPDMEENSTMVREADTPGDPFGETMDSEFPTEEPTQES; this is encoded by the coding sequence ATGGATAAGGAAATCAAAGACCCCGAAGGAATTTTAAAGGTAATCACCGCACTTTTCGGTAAACTGCCTGCATATATTGTCAATTCGGAGAAAGAGTATCCAGTAAAGATCATTGCTTTAAAGAATAAAGCACTTATCATTAATACGAATCTAAAATTTCCAAATAGAGACCGAATCCTAACAGTTGTTCATAATGGTAGTAAGTTTTTAGCACATTTTCTTGTGGCAGGTGGTGACGGGAACGGAATCGAAATTCTAACACCTGTTAAGATACAAATTACGGCAGCATCTCGGCAAGGTTCAAGGGTAGAGGCCAGTCAAATCCAAACAGGAATGGTTGTTTCTAATATCATTAACGTAAATGATGTTTCCAAAGCCATTGGATTTGATGATAAAAAAGTGGATGCCATCCTCCTTGCTTACAGAACAAAACTCGCCAAAGCATTTCCACTTTCTTCTATTTTTTTTGCGGGACGTATGGACAACCGATTGCGACTGATGCACCATTATGACAAAGATATTTTTATCGTTGATCGTAAGGAAAAGTCTACGGCCTCGGCTGATTTTTTTCCTTTTGATGAGTATTTGAGAATTTTTGATAATTCTAAGATACCTGATTCTTATTCGTCTGAGATTTGTGTTCCTATCAAATACAAAGGTTATGTCCATCTTGGTTATGTACAGGTTTTAGCAGAAAAACCTCTAGACCTAGAAATTTATAAACAGATCCAAACTTTTGCCAATGCAGTGAGTCGCGATATCATTAGTACGGGTGTGTTCCAAGAATCCCGCGATATTTGTCAGGTTATGGATCTAAGTATGGGTGGTATAAGTTTTATCCATGCACCTTCTCGTTCTTTTTCAAGGTCAGTTACTTTAAACGGCACAATCCTTTTTGATTTAAACTTGGAAGAGGGCAAACGAGTAACCATACGTGGGATCATCAAAAACATTCGTAACCAAGAGACCAACTTTCGTGTGGGTTGCCAATTCTACAACCTAACAGAAAAAGATATAGAGATCCTTGGGGAATTTTTGGATGCGGGGAAAACGGCAGAAGGGGAAAATGCGGAAAGTGAAAATCCACAAGAACCTAATTCCGAACCCGATATGGAAGAAAATTCTACAATGGTGAGAGAGGCCGACACACCAGGGGATCCTTTTGGGGAAACCATGGATTCTGAGTTTCCCACAGAGGAACCAACCCAAGAATCCTAA
- a CDS encoding RluA family pseudouridine synthase, giving the protein MSSYKSVIRYPHSGKTVLTFLTTKFPYHTQDEWQFLLEQSRVKVQDQIATADLVLGEGDTLTYEPIPGRIQEPEVDTNFVILKETEDFLFIDKPGNLPMHPAGRYRTRTLLNLLEKTYPTVIPVHRLDRETSGIVIFAKSEESRTWLQKKFELREVQKEYLAVVRGFFEKETRLDGFIGKDLDSAIRKKMKFSLEEFLDSKSVSTNFIPLSYNKSQNISLVLVRPVTGRIHQIRVSLLYLGYPILGDKLYGPRETMFLDFVKSGLTPELLAELGAERQLLHAHSISYMDERVPSNIIVKSNPLPEIESLFPNHKDYVP; this is encoded by the coding sequence ATGTCATCTTACAAATCCGTCATTCGTTATCCCCATTCAGGGAAGACGGTTTTGACATTTTTAACTACCAAATTTCCATACCATACGCAAGACGAGTGGCAATTCCTTTTGGAACAGAGTCGTGTGAAAGTACAGGATCAAATTGCTACAGCGGATTTGGTTCTCGGAGAAGGTGATACTTTAACTTACGAACCGATTCCCGGCAGGATTCAGGAGCCAGAAGTTGATACAAACTTTGTGATCTTGAAAGAAACAGAGGACTTTCTTTTTATAGATAAACCAGGAAATTTACCGATGCACCCTGCGGGCAGGTACCGCACCCGAACTCTCTTAAACCTTCTCGAAAAAACGTATCCTACGGTCATCCCGGTGCACAGACTAGACCGGGAAACTTCGGGGATTGTCATCTTTGCCAAATCAGAAGAGAGTCGCACTTGGCTTCAAAAGAAATTTGAACTAAGGGAAGTTCAAAAAGAATATTTAGCGGTAGTGCGTGGTTTTTTTGAAAAAGAAACTAGGTTGGACGGGTTTATCGGAAAGGATTTGGATTCGGCCATTCGTAAAAAAATGAAATTCTCTTTAGAAGAATTTTTGGATTCCAAATCAGTTTCTACCAATTTTATACCTTTAAGTTATAATAAATCACAAAACATAAGTTTGGTTCTCGTCAGGCCAGTTACAGGGAGAATTCATCAAATCCGTGTGAGTCTTCTGTATTTGGGTTATCCGATTCTTGGAGATAAACTTTATGGACCGCGCGAAACTATGTTTTTGGATTTTGTTAAGTCTGGTCTCACCCCTGAATTATTGGCAGAGCTTGGAGCCGAAAGGCAACTTCTACATGCACATAGCATCAGTTATATGGATGAGAGAGTCCCTTCGAATATCATTGTGAAATCCAACCCACTTCCGGAAATAGAATCTCTCTTCCCTAATCATAAAGACTATGTCCCATAG